Proteins encoded by one window of Branchiostoma floridae strain S238N-H82 chromosome 6, Bfl_VNyyK, whole genome shotgun sequence:
- the LOC118417080 gene encoding uncharacterized protein LOC118417080, whose translation MSYPGEGTHKMSMYGLKNWSPGEQKLQWQEYVNREKRLEKNHLATRGRLGKPNIVLTEEMLKSNMTVYNNNKEHQEKSAYERLFNQESDYNSKLHRDDRQHTVGLNVHAEETSKAVPLRSSSQYGFLLNRPCDPPMRGEYVRVAHVFKGFYRDRGVNLPTSHD comes from the exons ATGTCGTACCCAGGGGAAGGAACACACAAGATGTCCATGTACGGTCTGAAGAACTGGTCACCTGGCGAGCAGAAACTACAGTGGCAGGAGTACGTCAAT CGTGAAAAACGGCTGGAGAAGAACCACCTCGCGACGCGAGGGAGGCTGGGAAAGCCTAACATCGTACTGACCGAGGAAATGCTGAAATCTAACATGACGGTCTACAATAACAACAAAGAG CATCAAGAGAAAAGTGCGTACGAACGTCTGTTTAACCAGGAGTCTGACTACAACAGCAAGCTGCACCGTGATGACAGACAGCACACCGTGGGGCTCAATGTCCACGCGGAG GAGACCTCCAAGGCGGTGCCCCTGCGGAGCTCCTCTCAGTACGGCTTCTTGTTAAACCGACCGTGCGACCCGCCCATGCGGGGAGAGTACGTGCGAGTCGCGCATGTCTTCAAGGGGTTCTACCGTGACAGGGGCGTCAACCTCCCCACAAGCCATGACTGA
- the LOC118418381 gene encoding glutathione S-transferase A-like — MAAKESETEFYWGSGSFPCWRAMLCLEEKKVKYQSHLLSMDKKEHKTEEMLKLNPRGQLPIFKHGQVIINESVGICQYVESAFKGQGTQLMPEELSQQAAVLQRSLEAENVRQKMVLDTLMYMWTTKPEDINQDLLKQKKQNLAQEVKYWEGHLAKQGPGSHIAGKDFSVADATFWPSLAFLVRLGLPIQSCCPNLAKYYEMVKQRPSVQETWPPHWKKAPGPDYFKDLF, encoded by the exons ATGGCTGCCAAGGAGAGTGAGACGGAGTTTTACTGGGGTTCGGGAAGTTTCCCTTGCTGGCGAGCGATGCTGTGTCTGGAGGAGAAGAAGGTGAAATACCAGAGTCACCTGCTGTCCATGGACAAGAAGGAACACAAGACGGAGGAAATGCTCAAACTCAACCCTCGTGGCCAA CTTCCTATCTTCAAGCATGGTCAGGTTATCATCAACGAATCTGTGGGGATCTGCCAGTATGTTGAG AGTGCCTTCAAAGGTCAAGGGACCCAGTTGATGCCTGAGGAGCTATCCCAGCAGGCTGCAGTCTTGCAACGTAGCCTGGAGGCGGAGAATGTGCGGCAGAAAATGGTGCTGGACACCCTGATGTACATGTGGACAACCAAACCTGAGGACATCAACCAG GATCTCTTGAAGCAGAAGAAGCAAAATCTTGCCCAGGAGGTTAAGTACTGGGAGGGACACCTTGCCAAG CAAGGACCTGGGTCACACATTGCTGGGAAGGACTTCAGCGTTGCTGATGCCACGTTCTGGCCTTCCCTCGCCTTCCTGGTGAGACTGGGCCTCCCCATCCAGTCATGCTGCCCAAACCTGGCCAAGTACTATGAAATG GTGAAGCAGCGTCCATCTGTTCAGGAGACCTGGCCGCCCCACTGGAAGAAGGCACCTGGTCCAGATTACTTCAAAGACTTGTTTTAA